From Pandoraea vervacti, the proteins below share one genomic window:
- a CDS encoding (2Fe-2S)-binding protein, whose product MASFQLNGKPVKVDVDPATPLLWTLRDALNMTGTKFGCGMALCGACTVHMDGAPIRSCVTPVSAVEGKKITTIENVGADPVGRAVQDAWVKHDVPQCGYCQSGQIMSATALLRENKTPNDEQIDAAMAGNLCRCGTYARIRAAIKDAAASLA is encoded by the coding sequence ATGGCTTCGTTCCAACTGAACGGCAAACCGGTGAAGGTCGATGTCGACCCCGCCACTCCCCTGCTCTGGACCCTGCGCGACGCCCTGAACATGACCGGCACCAAGTTCGGCTGCGGCATGGCGTTGTGCGGGGCCTGCACCGTCCATATGGACGGCGCGCCCATCCGAAGCTGCGTCACGCCGGTGTCTGCCGTCGAAGGCAAGAAGATCACCACGATCGAGAACGTCGGCGCCGACCCGGTCGGCCGCGCCGTGCAGGACGCCTGGGTCAAGCACGACGTGCCCCAGTGCGGCTACTGTCAGAGCGGGCAGATCATGTCCGCCACCGCCCTGCTGCGCGAGAACAAGACCCCCAACGACGAACAGATCGACGCCGCCATGGCCGGCAACCTCTGCCGTTGCGGCACCTACGCCCGCATTCGTGCGGCCATCAAAGACGCCGCCGCGTCGCTGGCCTGA